ttcaacattttcagcaaattttcaaatgatgagtcacctacaccttcctgtgccttccattttagcaaatccagtgtgcagcccagctttttcagactattatcgcatcctggatacaacgactttttgtgatcctctaacatgcgatccaaattctccctatccttgtcagtttcgcagcgtctccgtgcatcagcaatggtccgaccaagatcatcagcgggctcatcatgtgcctcttcttcaccttcacctaacccttccccaccttcagcatcatcctccatgaaagtatcaccgaaatgatcatgatagttgtcatcgatatcatccccttcttcatcttcttccattctaacccctctttctccatgcttggtccaacaattatagcttggcatgaaaccgtgccgaagcaggtgcatgtgaacgtctcttgaggaggagtaacccttctgattcttacagacagcacatggacagataataaaaccttgctgcttgttcgcatttgccactacgaggaaatctttcaaacccgtagtgaactcgccggagagtcggggaccgtacatccattgccgattcatctgcattattattatataaagtatataattaaccatcatgcatttgttaaactaactagctagaaataatacaaattaaacaatgaactacacacatgcatattttatcaatgacacatgaaaggttcaagttgctaaccgcgatcgcggaggaaaaataaatgagaaagctcaagtgtggctcggacacttcatatcatgtttgtttcaggctctcgggcatttcatcgaacaccttgtgtgcataggaggaaccaaaagcaaacccaccacccccttctgaaaattgtgaagtgggctgagtgaagtgaagtgagctgagtcctatatatagggatgggcctttagtcccggttggcctggccaaccgcgactaaaggccttcggggacctttagtcccggttggccaggccaaccgggactaaatcccatcccgtccgccagctgtcgaccgagcacgctgggcccagatagttggtcgcgggtctcctcccgaaccgcgactaaagaccccttttgtcgtggttcgattattttggggactaatgggggcgtatggaagcctatttttctactagtggggctAGCCGCCCGTGGGTTGCCCAccctgaggccaactccaccgcgcgaccctatcctgtccggccccgctcgtttggggtaaaacggacaaacgaggcggcccagcgcgcgacggcccggacccatcttgtccgttttgtgtccaggccgacccatttcgagcgcaaacttgctCCGGGTTTGGGTCGCCGCGGAAACCGAACGGACGCGCCGCTCGTCCGCGTCTGGCCGCATGGcggggcggccacctacctcccaccagccaacatcaatgcgcacgggcggccggccccacctgtcatcggccCAGTGGAAGGTcgccgtccttcttaaatgggacccgtggaccggtcgtcgtcctcACTTTCCACTCCGGCCCCTCTCTGCCCCCTCGAAAGCCGACacgcccaaaccctagccactccccgtcctcgaactcgccggccggccgcagcCATGGGGCTATGGAACTACGGCCGCAAAGGGAACcacgaccgcgaggccggctcctcctcgggccgccgccgcggctccgtgaagaaggaggagcccgtGTCACCGTCGCGCTCCTCCCGTCGAGCCCCCGCGCCGGCCCCCTTCACCATCGCCCCTAGgcccgccggcgagcgcgaccggcagtacCTCTGCGCGGACGTGTGCCGGAGGTACTGGGAGACAaggacgccggtcccgtggagcgacgtccacctccccaacGGGTGGCACCTCAGCGCCGACCGGGTCCCGATCCCGCCGGTGCCGATGGGCGGCCGTGCGCGCCGCGATGAGATCGagcgccgctgccgcctcctcccaGACGACATGTACTACGACGacaggtacgcccccgactccgtgctctgggacacatggctccaggacgagcacgacacGCGCCGCGCGTCCTACTTCGTCGGCACGGtgtcggggccgcggcggccacgtcgagaggtgcgcgggcgtacgcgggtgcgcggcctcacgcccacgccatcgccttccccgtctccgtcaccacctccacctcctcgcatgacagcggaggaggaggcccggctcatgcagcgtgtcatggaggactccataaACACGCACGACGAGCGCCAATGGCACGGCTTGGAGGAGGCGATGGCACTCTCTGCCGCCGGCGATGTCACCTTCCCCGAGATGGAGATGGTGGCCGtcaaggaggaggagaggagggaggaggcgatggaggcggagccggtggccgcgttccaccccGGCCTGGTGGGCCAGCAATGGAGCTGGTCGTGCACCGCGCTGGAGATGGCCGACGCCGTGGGGGGCGTGCACTggcgccccacgccgccgcggtcaccggagcgggaggcctcgccgcgggaggaggtggtgcaggcacctccggccTTCCAGGCCGCACCTGTGTACCACGCGCCGCCGTCCCACCTCTGGACACCGCcggcctacgtcgacctcgtcagcgacgacgacgacatcgGCGGCCACTGAAGACGGCGAGAGCCATGGCATCGACGGGCGCGGCTGGAGCGCGCGACggcgttttttattttttttatgttaattaagtcaagtgaactgctaaactgggccgttttgtggccgtgacCCCCGTAACTAAGTTTTATGTTTATTAAACTACGGTTATTTACTTTTTTAGTCATTTTATTTacgtttttctgtttttttaaatcatgTCCAACGCGGACGTGATTTGGCGTGCAGCCGCGCGGTGGGCGCACGCACGACCTAAGGCcatctccaccgcgcgaccctatcctgtccggcctcgtccgtttggggtaaaagggacaaaccgagcggcccagcgcgcgggagcaaacggacttttgtccgttttgtgtccgctttcgacccatccccggcccaagtttgcgccgcttttggggtgaaacggacaccacgTGGACGCGCCGgccgtctgcgcgtgtcctcccctggcccgcccatcGGTGGCACAGGgcgggcctttttctatccgcccccctccctccctccggccgcaccccACTCCACTCTTCTCCACTCTTCCCTACTTTTTCCCTCGCCGCTgctgccattgcagccgtgcagCTCGAACGCGcgctcgccggaaggccctggcaacgccgcaaggccacatgcaggcagtggctcttcctctagccgctcggatctgcaccgtcggtggtccgccggcaggTACACGAATGGCggccggccgggctcggtgcttgcccaaaagctcgtcggcgcaccgttgccactcattaagtgtgaccactgcccaaggatggtcgtgcgccacgtgtctacaacgccggaacatcccggatgggtgttcatcaagtgcttaaacgatggggtatgtgctctttttagcttcggtttgtgctctcggattagactagttgtgctaacttcaaattttattgtgtagaatggatgcaagttttggtattgtgtcgtagaattgtcacggcagatgtccttagtgtcaggacttagtcgcgaggccagcgcatctatgtggtagcttgagaggggttgggcggaatcgagagacgcaacacaagacaaggatttagacagcttcgggccccgggaaacatcatccggtaacaaccctacatgctgtttgaggctaggtctcattatgatcacgggagagttgCCGGGAaacggctctcggtgtctagccctagagatcgtTTCTTgtcctttggggagccctgcccctccttatataagttagaggggcgggttacatgtggagtcctagtaggactaggactagtctatcttctcttacaagttaattacaagtccgggtcttgcttcctcgtaaaggaaatattcgtcatccctttccttttaatccggcccatcataacgtgagccggccttctgggctttaggccttgttgtccatctgacccgcccgccgagTTACTAATGAGCCGCCAAGATcgggcaggttatctgtgaatcgccaagctccgggcgggtcaccagtgagtcgccaattccggccgggtcataccgcggggtatatccccgacattagcccccagtttaattttgatttatccatgttaaactgatcctgtaaaataaacacaagaacaaacttgataggttgtgctccgggttaaatttttgtaagccggcacctgatcatctttaaatccttgtcatttccttcttgatacatgcccatgaactcatagcaaatctcctttagtagatatgttcaaactttgtgaatgcaaaaaatccatatacttcttttgaaaaatccgggtcaataggccagcttcagagtcaatttacTCGCATTAGTCTCTTGTAGAGAAacattgtaagaaataatccacttgaatcggcttccaaagcgccggcttaaaacatattggtcttgaaatactcatctgactttcagtcagcttgaagaggtaaaacttgccggtttatcataaccaaaattgccggcttgtaaatattgatagcaccgggtcataactgttgccgacgccgggtcataattattagtgacaccggatcatgattgttgcaaacaccgggtcaatctgatCTGCTCAAAACTAAGAATTTGAATATTTTCCCCCCTTATatgtatatcacctgtagcccctaagtgtcgggttgtcatgcttgcagcaagctgggacttgtaattgccttatgctcataaaacttcaaccagtgtagcccccaagggccggttcattatgcaataatgagcagggactttgtaaatatgatcatgtaaactggagcagcaacgtgtagcccccaagggccggctcagtaagatattactgagctgggactttgtatataattcattgataataacatcatatgatgtaaccccaccATGGGGTTTGAACCCACGTCCAAAAGTTTATGAGTCTTGTCCTCTACCAACTAAACAAtgaacccttcaatataatggattaaggcttgtgtaccttgaatttttgacaggagcaattggtagtccccaagggccggctcatttagaatatgatgagtcgggtcttcaataagttgagcaaaaaataactttgcattagccccaagtgccatggtgcatgctggcagtgacatgggacttgcatatttgatgtaatctcaatttaaataatgtagcccccaagtgccgggtcgtaagcctgcagtgactcgggactattctttccattgtagaataaatcatatccattgataaaataatagccattgcgccaaagcgactttgaatacctcatctgctgataagtcaatccggagtttaaatacccggcggctcttggccgatggcgatttaatacgcctccattgtaagcaggaatttgtacaacccggcggcttatagcctttaagaaaatcaagaattgataacccttttgagacaccaatttcaatctatgatgatgggcttgaatttaatcatttatgtaagtcatagctctgtaaatcctgcagagtttaaacaacatatgccctggcgacttaacgtcaaaaaccagggcgggtaaccacccaaatgtagtcttatcctgcacataattagatcacaagatcccttggcggtttaccgcagggcgggtcataatatctcacatataaccattgatgtgtaacaaggagtcatagataagcctgttatgaatcataactttgaaacataactataataataatattatacctgtgatattgaattttcactgccggtttatgtgacatgtgcagtaagggtgataacccaatctttagaaatcaagacttccaaatgtttatgattgtcatatgatggcgacttatcatccaaagtcaaactgggttaaatagcaaccactcatatacactttagatatgatcaaaagagcttcaaataaaatccaaaaattgtttgcaaaaagagacttcaaaaaatttgaggcttctgattcgaatacgatcagaaaaccgtcccaaaggggttaagctaagattcgaatacgatcatatagcccccagtggctttggcgttgccgatcaagagggtaccgacagctatgttctctttggttcgaatacgacctatgtttgaacaggaagcccccaaatgaccttgagagttgtttaacgacactggttcgaatacgatccaagtcggttcccaaaaggggttgagctatgattcgaatacgatcaagaagccccctagtgagctcggcagtgtgccaatcaagagggtaccgacaactatgttctctttggttcgaatacgacctatgtttgaacaggaagccccctagtgatcatgagaatatttaacgactctgattcgaatacgatcagggtcacacctaaagggttaagctaaattcgaatacgatcagctcccaatggtcattaaagcagggtacctatgtttgggttgtgctttgtaacagactccttttggtccctttaatttttcctgagaactcgaacttttgcgagaataaattctttttgaaccagaaaacccggatattgagagtttcaaagctttgtgataaacaaatttaccttgaaccagatttgagagcttcaaaactttgtagcagataaatttcccttgaaccggattttaaaccggatatttaagagcttcagtgctttgtgggagatgtcaagtcgcttgagccggatctaaaccggaatccttctttttaaaccagaaattttctgatggcctttaaactttttaccaatatggcggtagcctccgggaccgggttatttttccctccaatgacccggagttcttgaatgcattgaaaccgaccaatgctgccgagtcatatcattgtagcccccgagtctcaagatgactcgaggagttggctttgagattctccatattgaccatagcataaggtgtatatcattggtgttgatagcgcgatgtgaatccacagaaggttgaggtgactgcggcgggttataaatgatcccgtatgagccgtgtcagcaactcggccaatggttccttccaactagatgtttgaagttaaccaaactgtagtggcggcgacttgtgcgcctgcccattgagccatccagtgcagacggtggctgataatacatgataatttgcctccaatttgtcggaagaaaaccgggctacccaagcagtgacttgctcatactcaataatcaGCTCATGCAAACAGGTGTGGCCCGGTATGTTTATATAGATCAGGCCGCGAGAGACAGATGGTAAAGACGACCGTAGCATCAGAGGCGGTACAGACAGACGAGTCGgtcgcggcattgtaagccggcgcggacggacGAGTCAACCACGTtatgttgatgtagtgaacaattgtcctgcatcaaaaacatcgcaaaccagagtaattgttctttgacaaaaaaatGTATGCTAATAAACTTAAACGGATAAATATCACCTGATTATTCGGATGACAGGTGATTCGTTCAACGCAACAGAGGCGGCTCGGGCAGACCGACGGCTCAATATAGCCCGTGTGGCTCAACACGGCAGAGGCGGCTCAACGCAGCCCCGGcggctcaacacagcagcgaaacGGAGGCATAATCATGGTGGCGGCTCAGAAACTGCAGCGGAAGTGCGTTTGAGACGGCGCAGGCGGCGACTGGAACTACTTGAGACGGACGCGAGCCGACCCGGGGGCAGGCGGCGGCCCATCGTGTGACGGCGGCTCTCCGGCGGTATAGTAACCTGGCGATGACGGCTTGAAGCAAAGCGGCTCGCCAGAGGTCTTGGTTGGTGTTTGTGAGCCGGCCACGGCAGCCAGGTTGACAGCAGCGGGCGGGTCAGCAGCGGAAACCGGTGAAGGCGTCGGCGGCTCAATGCGCGGTCATGGAGACGCCGAGACGGTAACTGGCAGCCCGGCAATTTTCCTGATTCACCCGACGATAGATGATTAGTTCTGCGCATGTCGCCGGACTTGTCCCAGTCATAGCACCCTTTTTTTTAAACGTCCTTTGACTCTTAGTTCTTTTTCACACAGCCCGCCCACATCCCATCTCCTTTTTATCAGTCGAACAACCGGACCCGTGAAGGCCGCAGAATCGGGGGCGGCGGCTCAGCGACTCGTAGGCATGCGCGAGTAGAAAAGGTAGCGAGCCGGTGTGGCGCGCCGGAGCTGGCCGGGGCAGCGACTTAAAGCAGAGGCAGTGCGGGTTGGTGGTGTGCGGGCAAGGCAGAAGCGGCCTAGAGTCCAACGGCAGCTCGACCACGGCGGAGTTGGAGTGCGGCCAGGGTGGCTTGACCGAAGCGAAACAAGACCAGGGCGACTTGGAGGTGAGCACGGCGGCAGTTCTGGCAATGGCGGGTGACTCGCGGCACAGACGGAGCTAGCAGGCGGATGGCGGCCTGGAGCAGAACAAGGCGGGTCCGCGGTGGCGGTTTATCATTAGCAGCGTGAGGCGACTTGGGGGCGCCGGGCGAAACGGTGTAGCGGTGCAACTTCTGCTATGCTGTCTTTAGTATCTCACGCGCGGCTAACTTGTACCAACAAGCTTCTGTCTTAGGATCAGTACGTGGAAGCAAAATTCCATGGGTGATGCCTTCCACGTGAGCCACAAATGATCTTTGCTTTGGAACTTGTGTTTTGGGTAGTCCTAGTACTAACCCTTCACACTGCCATCAATTGATTCTGACTTCATCTGCTGGTACTCGGAGAAATTGGATTGCTAATGGCAGTACATGAACGTCGCTGTTTTTTCTTCAAAACAATCCAAAGGTTCTGATTTTGTGCTGTAAATTGTGCAATATTGATACGAAACCGAGTTGGGAAGTACTCCCGCATACAGCCCGCAGGGAAAACAAACCTGCCAAAAATATTCACGCCGAGTCACGGTCTCACGGAAGTTGTCGGACGCTGGGTGGCTAGTACTTTGAGCCAATATGCTACTACTCGAGCAAAAAAGGTTATGGCTGTCATCAAACTTTATACGCGCCATTGAGTGAGCGTAGCAGATGATCACGCTGATGCTCCGAATTGGATTTGAACACGGACTACGGTGTAGGTCTCGGCGACTTGTCCCTCGTATCAACTGATCTCAGATGCGAGACTTCAACCTGCAGCGGCAACGGAAATTAACCCGGCCTCGACGGATCATCTGGTCACGTGCGCTTGCACAAAAACGCAACTCTAACTTTCTCTTGATCTTAAATCTTGTATATCTTATCTTGACTGTTCTTCGACGATGTTATCTTCTGCACCGGCTCTTTTTCATCCGGCACATCGCAAGCTTCTTGATCCCTGGAGaaagcccttcaagaactcaacgccatcgtgcgcaagccccacggtgggcgccaactgtcgtagaattgtcacggcagatgtccttagtgtcaggacttagtcgcgaggccagcgcatctatgtggtagcttgagaggggttgggcggaatcgagagacgcaacacaagacaaggatttagacagcttcgggccccgggaaacatcatccggtaacaaccctacaggctgtttgaggctaggtctcattatgatcacgggagagtcgccgggaaccggctctcggtgtctagccctagagatcgtTTCTTGTCCTTTGAggagccccgcccctccttatataagttagaggggcgggttacgtgtggagtcctagtaggactaggactagtctatcttctcttacaagttaattacaagtccgggtcttgcttcctcgtaaaggaaatattcgtcatccctttccttttaatccggcccatcataacgtgagccggccttctgggctttaggccttgttgtccatctgacccgcccgccgggttactaatgagtcgccaagatcgggcaggttatctgtgaatcgccaagctccgggcgggtcatcagtgagtcgccaattccggccgggtcataccgcggggtatatccccgacatattgggaagaagagtacatcgatatactgatagagcgaaatttagtacatgttcgtgcacttttagctagcatagaggctgtagatgagacaagtgcacttgttgctagattagaggctagacatgagattaggtgtgaggaagcaacatcgacttctggcttgaagaagaaaggagggtgcaacatcgagcctcctccacagatcaacaatgagtgcatcgagaaggccctaacccaactcaagggagcagttatggaagttgggtatcttctaaaatgtattcttgttgttcttattttctttggccttgctttactagtcaaaatgtgatgatgtattgtcatgtaccaaaaatgaatgataaaaaaaagttaaggacttgcaaagaaaaatgcacgcggacaggatgcggccgggatgcgtccgcgcgctgggcgcacggccaccgcatctcaggacacgcccggacacgacctcaaatccctacccaaacggacagaatccggacaaaatagacgtccgtttggggtcgcgcggtggagttggcctaacggACAAGACCGAATACGGGCGAACCCATCAGCGCCTcaaagggacaaaatccggccGAACCGgacgtccatttggggtcgtgcggtggagttgacCTGACGTACGCGAGCAGGTAAAAACCCAAGCCAAACGGGCACCAACACCAAGCCTGTCGCTGCCGCACGCGCAGGCGCAGCGGACAGCGGTCCGCGCACGGTCCTGCCCCTGCGCCCTCGTCCCCTCCGCTATATATGCCATCCCCGGCACCGGCCACTCAAAATCCCCAGACTTTCCAAGCCCAAAATCAAAATCCCACCTCTCTCCGatccccccttcttcctcctctcgtttCGTTTCTTGCGGCCGAGGGGATCGTCGATCGATCCATGGCAACAATGGGCGTGGGCGGAGCGGTGAAGATGATCATCGGGGCGAAGGAGGAGCGGGTGGTGGCCACGGGCAAGGCGCCCGGCGCTTGCCCGTCCTGCGGCGGCCCCGTGGTGGCGACCGACGTGGAGAGCGAGCGGCGCATCCTCTGCCTCCCGCTGTGCCTCAAGAGCAAGCGCAAGTACTACTGCACCAGGTGCTTCCGCCGCCTCGTCACCGTCTACAGCTAGTAGCTCATCAAGCCTCTCCT
This region of Triticum aestivum cultivar Chinese Spring chromosome 2D, IWGSC CS RefSeq v2.1, whole genome shotgun sequence genomic DNA includes:
- the LOC123049886 gene encoding uncharacterized protein, producing MATMGVGGAVKMIIGAKEERVVATGKAPGACPSCGGPVVATDVESERRILCLPLCLKSKRKYYCTRCFRRLVTVYS